Proteins from one Chanodichthys erythropterus isolate Z2021 chromosome 15, ASM2448905v1, whole genome shotgun sequence genomic window:
- the srsf10b gene encoding serine and arginine rich splicing factor 10b has protein sequence MSRYMRPPNSSLFVRNISDESRPEDLRREFGRYGPIADVYIPLDFYSRRPRGFAYIQFEDVRDAEDALHNLDRKWVCGRQIEIQFAQGDRKTPGQMKSKERQSPRSHSRYDDFDRDGRRRRSRSRSHDRRRSRSPSYERRRRRSDSPRDSRGRPHSRRSRSREHDRHRPSARDHHRSRVDGRSRSPSHSKARGGRRESDGGRSRSRSKSISPREASDFHAENQDAAVEKTHARSPSRSRSPSRSRSRSRSRSWAGRKSWGH, from the exons atgtcTCGGTACATGAGACCGCCGAACAGCTCACTGTTTGTCCGAAATATATCCGACGAGTCCCG GCCAGAGGACCTGCGCCGAGAGTTCGGCCGATACGGGCCCATTGCCGACGTCTACATTCCCCTAGACTTCTATTCACGCCGACCAAGAGGATTTGCGTACATTCA GTTTGAAGATGTCCGTGACGCGGAGGACGCCCTGCACAACCTGGACCGGAAGTGGGTGTGTGGACGGCAAATCGAGATCCAGTTCGCTCAGGGAGATCGCAAGA CGCCCGGTCAAATGAAGTCCAAGGAGCGCCAGTCCCCGCGCAGCCACTCGCGATACGACGACTTCGATCGGGACGGCCGGCGCAGACGCTCACGCAGTCGCAGCCACGATCGACGCAGATCACGGAGCCCGTCCTACGAGAGGCGCCGCCGACGCTCGGACAGTCCCAGAGA CTCCAGAGGAAGGCCACACAGCAGACGCAGCCGCAGTCGAGAACACGACAG GCACAGACCATCTGCCCGTGACCACCATCGCTCCCGTGTCGACGGACGCTCCCGCAGCCCCTCACACTCCAAGGCCCGGGGCGGACGGAGAGAGTCGGACGGGGGTCGATCCCGCTCCAGGTCCAAATCCATCAGCCCACGGGAAGCCAGCGATTTCCACGCGGAGAACCAGGATGCTGCTGTGGAGAAGACGCACGCACGCTCCCCATCACGCTCCCGTTCCCCGTCACGCTCCCGCTCCCGGTCCCGCTCGCGCTCTTGGGCTGGACGCAAGTCCTGGGGCCATTAG
- the gja9b gene encoding gap junction protein alpha 9b, translated as MGDWNFLGGILEEVHIHSTMVGKIWLTILFIFRMLVLGVAAEDVWNDEQSDFICNTEQPGCHNVCYDRAFPISLIRYWVLQVIFVSSPSLVYMGHAIYQLRVLEKERHYKRVALRKELETMDAELVDPRRRVERELRQLEQGKLNKAPLRGSLLRTYVAHIVTRSVVEVGFMLGQYLLYGHHLQPLYKCDREPCPNVVDCFVSRPTEKSVFMVFMQGIAAVSLFLSLLEILHLGYKKLKKGILDYYPHLKDDLGDYYGTKSKKNSVVHQVCVSQGRKPTISTVPSGFAPLLEKQGNGPSYPALINPLSAFVPIQGASGLDMQRENKGVILSPLERNSNSNNTSSGTRSPPVHEQIPAESESSVLVTDAASCPAVLRKQRRVSPPWNCSTVMEGNGSDSGDSSSGATDQGMRTRCGRAISRSDLRRASQMHTADSVAELSSGSRHHSSVESPTFSPSRQRTSLSSSSSSSSRRAAGDLQI; from the coding sequence ATGGGGGACTGGAACTTCTTGGGTGGAATTCTGGAGGAGGTCCACATCCACTCCACCATGGTAGGAAAGATCTGGCTCACCATCCTCTTTATCTTCCGCATGCTGGTGCTGGGCGTCGCGGCCGAGGACGTGTGGAACGACGAGCAGTCCGACTTCATCTGTAACACGGAGCAGCCCGGATGCCACAACGTCTGCTATGACCGTGCGTTCCCCATCTCCCTGATCCGCTACTGGGTGCTGCAGGTCATTTTTGTCTCCTCGCCCTCTCTGGTGTACATGGGTCATGCTATATACCAGCTGCGTGTGCTGGAAAAGGAGCGGCACTACAAGAGAGTGGCTCTTCGGAAAGAGCTGGAGACGATGGATGCGGAGTTGGTGGATCCTCGGCGTCGGGTCGAGCGGGAACTGCGGCAGCTGGAGCAGGGGAAGCTCAACAAGGCTCCGCTCCGGGGCTCGCTGCTGCGAACGTACGTGGCACACATCGTGACCCGCTCCGTAGTCGAGGTGGGCTTCATGTTGGGCCAGTACCTGCTGTACGGTCACCACCTGCAGCCTCTGTACAAATGTGACAGGGAGCCGTGCCCTAACGTGGTCGACTGTTTCGTCTCTCGGCCCACTGAGAAGAGCGTGTTCATGGTGTTCATGCAGGGTATCGCCGCAGTATCCCTGTTCCTCAGCCTGCTGGAGATCCTGCATCTCGGATATAAGAAACTGAAGAAGGGAATCCTGGACTACTATCCTCACCTGAAAGATGACCTGGGTGATTATTACGGCACCAAGTCCAAGAAGAACTCGGTGGTTCATCAGGTGTGCGTGAGCCAGGGACGTAAACCCACCATCTCCACGGTACCCAGTGGATTCGCTCCACTCCTGGAGAAACAGGGCAACGGACCCTCGTACCCTGCACTTATCAATCCCTTGTCTGCTTTTGTTCCGATCCAGGGTGCGTCGGGTCTGGACATGCAGAGGGAGAACAAGGGTGTCATTCTCAGTCCACTGGAGCGCAACAGCAATTCCAACaacacgagcagcgggactcgCTCTCCTCCGGTGCACGAGCAGATCCCAGCTGAGTCTGAGAGCTCAGTCCTCGTGACGGACGCGGCCTCCTGCCCGGCAGTGCTGCGTAAGCAGCGGAGAGTGAGTCCACCCTGGAACTGCAGCACGGTTATGGAAGGGAACGGATCGGACAGCGGAGACTCCAGCAGCGGAGCGACCGACCAGGGCATGAGGACTCGCTGCGGCAGGGCCATCTCTAGGTCCGACCTGAGGAGAGCCAGCCAAATGCACACGGCAGACTCTGTGGCAGAGCTGAGCTCCGGTTCACGGCACCACAGTTCTGTAGAAAGTCCCACTTTCTCACCAAGCCGACAGCGAACATCACtgtccagcagcagcagcagcagcagcaggcgAGCAGCCGGAGACCTGCAGATCTAA
- the fabp10b gene encoding fatty acid-binding protein 10-A, liver basic — translation MDFSGSWKLCEQENAEAFLRAISAPEIYIKMMKEVKPLTTIQQNGDEFSICVKTPLRSNTNTFTIGTEAEFNTMDGNKIKATARLVDGKIVIESDKFTHVREIQGEEMIETLTAGSATLIRRSRRV, via the exons ATGGACTTCAGTGGAAGCTGGAAACTGTGTGAACAGGAGAATGCAGAGGCGTTCCTCAGAGCCATCT cagctccagagaTTTACATTAAAATGATGAAAGAAGTGAAACCTCTGACAACGATTCAGCAAAACGGAGATGAATTCAGCATCTGTGTGAAAACTCCCCTCAGGAGCAACACAAACACCTTCACCATCGGCACCGAGGCCGAGTTCAACACAATGGACGGCAATAAGATCAAG GCAACAGCTCGACTCGTCGATGGAAAGATTGTGATTGAATCTGATAAATTCACACACGTGAGGGAGATCCAGGGCGAGGAGATGATCGAG ACACTCACAGCTGGAAGTGCGACTCTCATCCGGAGGAGCCGGCGCGTTTGA
- the mycbp gene encoding C-Myc-binding protein: MMAHYRAPESKREQFRRYLEKAGVLDSLTNVLVALYEETEKPNNALDFIKHQLGVAGPEEDDSESLRLELNNLQKKYEQLMAENKELRNRLLQYEPAQEEGTE, encoded by the exons ATGATGGCGCATTACAGA GCCCCCGAGTCGAAGCGAGAGCAGTTCAGGAGATATCTGGAGAAGGCCGGAGTCCTCGACAGTCTCACCAATG TCTTGGTGGCTCTGTACGAGGAAACGGAGAAACCCAACAATGCCTTGGA CTTTATCAAGCATCAATTGGGAGTTGCTGGACCAGAGGAAGATGATTCTGAAAGTCTGCGCCTGGAACTGAACAATTTACAGAAGAAATATGAACAGCTCATGGCAGAAAACAAGGAGCTGAGAAACAGG CTGCTGCAGTACGAGCCGGCGCAGGAAGAAGGAACGGAATAA